One stretch of Oncorhynchus keta strain PuntledgeMale-10-30-2019 chromosome 18, Oket_V2, whole genome shotgun sequence DNA includes these proteins:
- the rnf168 gene encoding LOW QUALITY PROTEIN: E3 ubiquitin-protein ligase rnf168 (The sequence of the model RefSeq protein was modified relative to this genomic sequence to represent the inferred CDS: inserted 2 bases in 1 codon) — MPPVFEMEMAAPEGGSTEGLTRADCLCPVCLEIFLEPVTLPCSHTFCKPCFLETVDKANLCCPLCRKRVSTWARINCRNKTLVNDELWQRVQAEFPMQCQRRLSGQEEEEDGNILVPGPKVSLPGEVRKEYEDQISKILEEKRALEEAERKASEEYIQCLLADEKERLEEERRRDEETQLENDNKLARLLSQELNPRPESQNITWTNDITPAKKKRNTRNAGDIEKFLSPIPQRYNSNSETRPTSSFMANKENILHSESKPWSSKEPAEQTMPLLEFYPESYRKPCEASTSSERMVYHLTVPSGNSLACTPLHGTPKRGVTSAKRKSCDIEGPIEGKADVVSKLLCPSSSSSRRAADRGEVDQGEKALLLQELAQREKVLFSRMQQEQEDWQLAFQLQRQLDHEEAIHVVDRRKGSSDQYQLRQKPDSSSRPEGSGSKQGXSRGRSRTSTESRNTVERRQLSGPSSTTNKGERSSTISSAAASTSKPLKRSSKQATLTEMLTGLAVSPRGLRWSGF; from the exons ATGCCGCCAGTGTTTGAAATGGAGATGGCCGCGCCAGAGGGGGGAAGCACGGAGGGGTTGACCCGAGCGGACTGCCTCTGCCCTGTGTGTCTGGAGATCTTCCTGGAGCCGGTGACGTTGCCGTGCAGCCACACCTTCTGCAAGCCTTGCTTCTTGGAGACTGTGGACAAGGCCAATCTGTGCTGCCCGCTGTGTCGCAAGCGGGTGTCCACATGGGCACGAATCAATTGCAGGAACAAGACGCTGGTCAATGATGAGCTGTGGCAGCGGGTGCAGGCTGAGTTCCCCATGCAGTGCCAACGCAGGCTCagtggacaggaggaggaggaggatggaaacA TATTGGTCCCCGGACCCAAAGTCAGTCTGCCTGGAGAAGTACGGAAAGAGTATGAGGATCAAATCAGCAAG ATATTAGAGGAGAAGCGTGCcctggaggaggcagagaggaaagcaAGTGAGGAGTACATCCAGTGCCTCCTCGCAGACGAGAAGGAGcgcctggaggaggagaggaggcgggACGAGGAGACTCAGCTGGAGAATGACAACAAGCTGGCCAGACTGCTCAGCCAGGAGCTG AATCCAAGACCTGAGTCACAGAACATCACGTGGACTAACGACATCACCCCAGCAAAGAAGAAGCGGAACACCCGCAACGCTGGAGATATAGAGAA GTTCTTGTCCCCAATTCCACAAAGATACAACAGCAACTCAGAGACTAGACCCACCTCCAGCTTCATGGCTAACAAG GAGAACATCTTGCACTCAGAGAGTAAGCCTTGGTCTTCCAAAGAGCCAGCAGAGCAAACAATGCCCTTGCTAGAATTCTACCCGGAGAGCTACCGCAAGCCGTGTGAGGCCTCAACGTCATCAGAGCGCATGGTGTACCATCTGACCGTCCCCTCAGGAAATTCACTGGCATGCACACCCCTCCACGGCACCCCGAAGAGAGGCGTGACCTCGGCAAAGAGGAAGAGCTGTGACATTGAGGGGCCAATCGAAGGGAAAGCAGACGTGGTCAGTAAGCTGCTCTGTCCTTCATCTTCGTCATCTCGCCGTGCTGCAGATAGAGGAGAGGTTGACCAAGGGGAGAAGGCCCTGCTGCTCCAGGAGCTGgcccagagagagaaggtgcTCTTCAGCCGCATGCAACAGGAGCAGGAGGACTGGCAGCTGGCTTTCCAGCTGCAGAGGCAGCTGGACCACGAGGAGGCCATCCACGTAGTAGACCGCCGCAAGGGCTCCAGCGACCAGTACCAGCTCCGCCAGAAACCTGACTCCAGCTCCAGGCCTGAGGGTAGTGGTTCGAAGCAGGG CAGCAGGGGGCGCTCACGCACCTCCACTGAGAGCAGGAACACAGTGGAGAGGAGGCAGCTGTCTGGGCCCTCATCTACCACCAATAAGGGGGAAAGGAGCTCCACCATCTCCAGCGCTGCTGCCTCAACCTCCAAGCCACTGAAGAGGAGCAGTAAGCAGGCCACCCTTACAGAGATGTTAACTGGTCTCGCCGTATCTCCTAGAGGGCTCAGATGGTCAGGATTTTAA
- the LOC118396917 gene encoding transmembrane 4 L6 family member 1, which produces MCVASCSRCVGVSLVPMAFVCMLANGLLLLPDLQARYLLDGHVTREARWGTGLWASGFLVLIGARGFVIGSSREGCCAYRIEMLCQVGCSSVALAAAAFCCLVSATGLVQGPLCLHNSTQGLAWEMPLKPQKSGDPIYLFDRTLWPAACEEPRNVVQWNVVLFSVLMATSGLQAVLCAAHTINAILGIIFGPRFCKNQVSPA; this is translated from the exons ATGTGTGTCGCCAGCTGCTccaggtgtgtgggtgtgtccctTGTTCCCATGGCATTTGTGTGCATGCTGGCCAATGGCCTGTTGCTGTTGCCAGACCTTCAGGCACGCTACCTGTTGGACGGTCACGTGACCAGAGAGGCCCGGTGGGGCACAGGCCTGTGGGCCTCTGGATTCCTG GTTCTTATTGGAGCTCGGGGGTTTGTGATTGGCAGCTCAAGGGAAGGCTGCTGTGCATACAGGATAGAG ATGCTGTGCCAAGTGGGGTGTTCCAGCGTGGCTCTGGCTGCTGCAGCCTTTTGCTGCCTAGTGAGCGCTACAGGACTGGTACAGGGACCACTGTGTCTGCACAACAGCACACAAGGTCTGGCCTGGGAGATGCCACTCAAACCACAGAAAAgcgg AGATCCCATCTACCTGTTTGATAGAACATTATGGCCGGCGGCCTGCGAGGAGCCACGCAACGTTGTTCAATGGAATGTAGTGCTGTTTTCTGTACTCATGGCAACCAGTGGACTGCAGGCCGTCCTTTGTGCAGCACATACAATCAATGCTATCCTGGGCATAATATTTGGGCCAAGATTCTGCAAAAACCAG GTCAGTCCAGCTTGA